Below is a window of Virgibacillus sp. NKC19-3 DNA.
TAGGTGTAGTTATTTGTTTTATCATAAAGGTTTATAATTCTATAAGGAAATATAGTCTGTTCTAATCATTATTGTTGTTTTTCCAATAATGAATTTCTATAATTAGTTGGCGAGACGCTCTGATATTTTTTAAACTTTACAGAGAATTGAGTACTGTCACTATACCCAATTTCTAAAGCAATATCTGTAATTGATAATTCTTTAAAGAAAAATAATCTTTTAGCTTCTTGTATTCTTAGTTGATGTATATAATTTAAGGGAGTTTTTCCCTTTATTTCTTTAAAACTACGTTGTATATAGTAGGGATTTTTATTCAAAATATTACCTAGCAATTTTAAAGTTATCTTTTCTTTATAG
It encodes the following:
- a CDS encoding Ada metal-binding domain-containing protein: MNKEQWKAIKNNDKKYDGLFYYALTTTKTVCRPSCTARTPNPKHVIIYHDLNSAINEGFRPCTRCKTNQMDWQGYKEEITKDVLKYIQEHYKEKITLKLLGNILNKNPYYIQRSFKEIKGKTPLNYIHQLRIQEAKRLFFFKELSITDIALEIGYSDSTQFSVKFKKYQSVSPTNYRNSLLEKQQ